In a single window of the Arachis hypogaea cultivar Tifrunner chromosome 6, arahy.Tifrunner.gnm2.J5K5, whole genome shotgun sequence genome:
- the LOC112697115 gene encoding uncharacterized protein, whose product MACTVDFRCLDEGFGGKTYKRKREQSKPQADAEDGINTNTNENCGTVSMETDEAVPPPAKRSAIPSSDDPNKPVFGRPTYDGVIAGKVSGRKWKQAKRQRASSVQVSRKGTTFEERERERMIKKAYRERMTELKEEIRVNKVEKRKKREEREKKKQENILRSGTKFQKITNPNTLKRIANSKQRKQLKVVPDEFLKKK is encoded by the coding sequence ATGGCGTGCACGGTTGATTTCCGGTGCCTCGACGAGGGTTTCGGCGGCAAAACGTACAAGCGCAAGCGCGAACAGTCCAAACCCCAAGCTGACGCCGAAGACGGCATCAACACGAACACCAACGAAAATTGCGGCACAGTTTCAATGGAGACCGACGAAGCTGTTCCTCCACCAGCCAAGAGATCCGCCATACCTTCATCCGATGACCCGAACAAGCCGGTGTTCGGGCGGCCGACCTACGATGGAGTGATCGCCGGAAAAGTTTCGGGTCGGAAGTGGAAGCAGGCGAAGAGGCAGAGGGCTTCGTCGGTGCAGGTGAGCAGGAAGGGCACGACGTtcgaggagagggagagggagaggatgATCAAGAAGGCGTATAGAGAGAGGATGACGGAGCTGAAGGAGGAGATTCGTGTGAACAAGgttgagaagaggaagaagagggaagagagagagaagaagaagcaggAGAATATTTTGAGATCTGGTACCAAATTTCAGAAGATTACGAACCCTAATACGTTGAAGAGAATTGCCAATTCTAAGCAGAGGAAGCAGCTTAAGGTTGTTCCCGATGAGTTTCTCAAGAAGAAGTAG
- the LOC112697116 gene encoding aspartokinase 2, chloroplastic isoform X2 → MTSAMNLCGRYNGTFAAASVKASHCQSHLLLCRIGFAASVAAAVPISCCGARRGSGNRPAFTVSCCKAATGRDVLVEENDVVSETERSYTCVMKFGGSSVASAERMREVANLIISFPEERPVIVLSAMGKTTNLLLLAGEKAVSCGVSNVDNIEELSTIKDLHLRTVDELGVDRNVIAKHLEELEQLLKGVAMMKELTRRTQDYLVSFGECMSTRIFAAYLNKLGIKARQYDAFEMGIITTDDFTNADILEATYPAVAKRLHGDWVSDPAIPIVTGFLGKARKSCAVTTLGRGGSDLTATTIGRALGLPEIQVWKDVDGVLTSDPNICPQAEPVPCLTFDEAAELAYFGAQVLHPQSMRPAREGDIPVRVKNSYNPKAPGTLITKARDMSKAVLTSIVLKRNVTMLDIVSTRMLGQYGFLAKVFSTFEDLGISVDVVATSEVSISLTLDPSKLWSRELIQQELDYVVEELEKIAVVNLLQNRSIISLIGNVQKSSLILEKAFRVLRTLGVNVQMISQGASKVNISLIVNDSEAEQCVRALHKTFFDSEPSQLENECIQGNGSHPAIS, encoded by the exons ATGACAAGCGCTATGAACCTATGCGGTCGTTATAACGGCACATTCGCTGCGGCTTCTGTGAAAGCATCTCATTGCCAATCTCACTTGTTGCTGTGTCGAATTGGATTCGCGGCGTCTGTAGCTGCGGCAGTTCCAATTTCGTGCTGTGGCGCAAGGAGAGGTTCTGGCAATAGGCCTGCATTTACTGTGAGCTGTTGCAAGGCAGCAACAGGGAGAGATGTTTTGGTTGAGGAGAACGACGTCGTTTCGGAAACAGAGAGGAGTTACACTTGTGTCATGAAGTTTGGTGGCTCCTCGGTTGCCAGTGCTGAGAGGATGAGAGAAGTTGCCAACCTCATAATTAGTTTTCCAGAGGAGAGGCCTGTGATTGTTCTATCTGCAATGGGAAAGACAACTAACTTGCTTTTATTG GCTGGAGAAAAAGCTGTAAGTTGCGGTGTTTCTAATGTTGATAACATTGAGGAGCTTAGCACTATAAAAGATCTGCATCTCAG GACTGTGGATGAGCTCGGAGTAGACAGAAATGTTATTGCAA AGCATCTTGAAGAATTGGAACAACTTTTGAAGGGAGTGGCTATGATGAAAGAGTTAACTCGACGGACTCAAGACTATTTAGTTTCATTTGGAGAGTGCATGTCCACTAGGATCTTTGCTGCATATCTTAATAAATTGGGTATTAAGGCCCGCCAA TATGATGCCTTTGAGATGGGAATTATAACAACTGATGACTTCACAAATGCGGACATTTTGGAAGCAACTTACCCTGCTGTTGCAAAGAGGTTACATGGTGATTGGGTCTCGGATCCCGCAATTCCAATTGTTACGGGCTTCCTTGGAAAG GCCCGGAAATCATGTGCAGTTACAACATTGGGTAGAGGGGGTAGTGACTTGACAGCTACAACAATTGGGAGAGCACTTGGGTTGCCAGAAATCCAG GTATGGAAAGATGTTGATGGCGTTCTAACCTCGGATCCAAATATATGCCCACAAGCTGAACCGGTTCCATGTTTGACATTTGACGAGGCTGCTGAACTTGCATATTTTGGTGCTCAG GTCTTACATCCGCAGTCTATGAGACCTGCTAGAGAAGGTGATATTCCAGTAAGGGTTAAAAATTCTTACAACCCCAAAGCTCCGGGTACTCTCATCACTAAAGCAAGAGATATGAGCAAG GCAGTCTTAACTAGCATTGTTTTGAAACGTAATGTGACCATGTTGGATATTGTTAGCACTCGCATGCTTGGTCAGTATGGGTTCCTTGCTAAG GTGTTTTCAACCTTTGAAGACCTGGGCATATCTGTTGATGTTGTAGCTACAAGTGAAGTCAGTATTTCTTTGACGTTGGACCCGTCAAAGCTTTGGAGCAGAGAACTAATTCAACAG GAACTAGACTATGTTGTTGAAGAGCTGGAAAAAATTGCTGTGGTGAATCTCCTACAAAATAGATCCATAATCTCTCTCATTGGAAACGTTCAGAAATCATCACTAATATTGGAGAAG GCCTTCCGTGTTCTTCGAACCCTTGGCGTCAATGTTCAAATGATCTCTCAGGGTGCATCTAAG GTGAATATCTCGTTAATAGTAAATGACAGTGAAGCAGAACAGTGTGTAAGGGCTCTCCACAAAACCTTCTTTGATAGTGAGCCTTCCCAGTTAGAAAATGAATGCATACAAGGGAATGGCTCTCATCCTGCAATATCATAG
- the LOC112697116 gene encoding aspartokinase 2, chloroplastic isoform X1: protein MTSAMNLCGRYNGTFAAASVKASHCQSHLLLCRIGFAASVAAAVPISCCGARRGSGNRPAFTVSCCKAATGRDVLVEENDVVSETERSYTCVMKFGGSSVASAERMREVANLIISFPEERPVIVLSAMGKTTNLLLLAGEKAVSCGVSNVDNIEELSTIKDLHLRTVDELGVDRNVIAKHLEELEQLLKGVAMMKELTRRTQDYLVSFGECMSTRIFAAYLNKLGIKARQYDAFEMGIITTDDFTNADILEATYPAVAKRLHGDWVSDPAIPIVTGFLGKARKSCAVTTLGRGGSDLTATTIGRALGLPEIQVWKDVDGVLTSDPNICPQAEPVPCLTFDEAAELAYFGAQVLHPQSMRPAREGDIPVRVKNSYNPKAPGTLITKARDMSKAVLTSIVLKRNVTMLDIVSTRMLGQYGFLAKVFSTFEDLGISVDVVATSEVSISLTLDPSKLWSRELIQQSLKQELDYVVEELEKIAVVNLLQNRSIISLIGNVQKSSLILEKAFRVLRTLGVNVQMISQGASKVNISLIVNDSEAEQCVRALHKTFFDSEPSQLENECIQGNGSHPAIS from the exons ATGACAAGCGCTATGAACCTATGCGGTCGTTATAACGGCACATTCGCTGCGGCTTCTGTGAAAGCATCTCATTGCCAATCTCACTTGTTGCTGTGTCGAATTGGATTCGCGGCGTCTGTAGCTGCGGCAGTTCCAATTTCGTGCTGTGGCGCAAGGAGAGGTTCTGGCAATAGGCCTGCATTTACTGTGAGCTGTTGCAAGGCAGCAACAGGGAGAGATGTTTTGGTTGAGGAGAACGACGTCGTTTCGGAAACAGAGAGGAGTTACACTTGTGTCATGAAGTTTGGTGGCTCCTCGGTTGCCAGTGCTGAGAGGATGAGAGAAGTTGCCAACCTCATAATTAGTTTTCCAGAGGAGAGGCCTGTGATTGTTCTATCTGCAATGGGAAAGACAACTAACTTGCTTTTATTG GCTGGAGAAAAAGCTGTAAGTTGCGGTGTTTCTAATGTTGATAACATTGAGGAGCTTAGCACTATAAAAGATCTGCATCTCAG GACTGTGGATGAGCTCGGAGTAGACAGAAATGTTATTGCAA AGCATCTTGAAGAATTGGAACAACTTTTGAAGGGAGTGGCTATGATGAAAGAGTTAACTCGACGGACTCAAGACTATTTAGTTTCATTTGGAGAGTGCATGTCCACTAGGATCTTTGCTGCATATCTTAATAAATTGGGTATTAAGGCCCGCCAA TATGATGCCTTTGAGATGGGAATTATAACAACTGATGACTTCACAAATGCGGACATTTTGGAAGCAACTTACCCTGCTGTTGCAAAGAGGTTACATGGTGATTGGGTCTCGGATCCCGCAATTCCAATTGTTACGGGCTTCCTTGGAAAG GCCCGGAAATCATGTGCAGTTACAACATTGGGTAGAGGGGGTAGTGACTTGACAGCTACAACAATTGGGAGAGCACTTGGGTTGCCAGAAATCCAG GTATGGAAAGATGTTGATGGCGTTCTAACCTCGGATCCAAATATATGCCCACAAGCTGAACCGGTTCCATGTTTGACATTTGACGAGGCTGCTGAACTTGCATATTTTGGTGCTCAG GTCTTACATCCGCAGTCTATGAGACCTGCTAGAGAAGGTGATATTCCAGTAAGGGTTAAAAATTCTTACAACCCCAAAGCTCCGGGTACTCTCATCACTAAAGCAAGAGATATGAGCAAG GCAGTCTTAACTAGCATTGTTTTGAAACGTAATGTGACCATGTTGGATATTGTTAGCACTCGCATGCTTGGTCAGTATGGGTTCCTTGCTAAG GTGTTTTCAACCTTTGAAGACCTGGGCATATCTGTTGATGTTGTAGCTACAAGTGAAGTCAGTATTTCTTTGACGTTGGACCCGTCAAAGCTTTGGAGCAGAGAACTAATTCAACAG TCCCTTAAGCAGGAACTAGACTATGTTGTTGAAGAGCTGGAAAAAATTGCTGTGGTGAATCTCCTACAAAATAGATCCATAATCTCTCTCATTGGAAACGTTCAGAAATCATCACTAATATTGGAGAAG GCCTTCCGTGTTCTTCGAACCCTTGGCGTCAATGTTCAAATGATCTCTCAGGGTGCATCTAAG GTGAATATCTCGTTAATAGTAAATGACAGTGAAGCAGAACAGTGTGTAAGGGCTCTCCACAAAACCTTCTTTGATAGTGAGCCTTCCCAGTTAGAAAATGAATGCATACAAGGGAATGGCTCTCATCCTGCAATATCATAG